GTCTGAGATGGGTTGACTAGTTGTTGCTTGTAGTAAAGGTTTAAGGTAGCATGGCTAACAACCATTATTTTTTCAAGTCTTAAGTGAAAAGGTCTTGTGTTTTGAACTGATAGAGCATGCTGCAGTGAGAGTACTTGCTTAAGTTTGCTCAAACGATAGTAGAGAGAAAACCTCACTAAAAACGAGACTTCAGAGTTTATTCCTATTAGAACCAAATGTGAGCGAAAGAACTGAACCGAAGCTTAGTAGTTGACGATGAATCGAAACTGACCAGAATCGTGCGATGGAAGGAGTAATTACGAAGTTTGGAGCTGAGAGAAACTATGAGCTGCAGCATGCAAAATTGTCAACACAAGATTCAGAAAATCCATCACAGGAGCAATAAGAACAACAACAGTTTTAGTAGCTTGCATGAACAAGTGGAGCAAACAGCTCAGAGGTACATCTCGTGGCGATCGTACATGGACGAACTAATACATCAGCCAGTGAGTATCCTCGTATACACTTTGAAAACAATTTCAGCATCGGACTTAGTAGACACTTGCAGGCGAGAAGAAGTTGCTGTGCCCTCCAGCGTGAAGATTGGCGGCGGCATTGCACCTCCTCTCGTTCTCGAGCGCCTCTTCGGCCTTCCACGCTTCTTCAAATGGATCATGGAAGATGATCGGCGGCGGGTTGTAAGTCCCCACGTCTTGAACAATGGATGACTTGTCGTTGGTCGAGACAGCCTCCCGCTCCTGCTCTTCTGCTCCTTCATCGAGTATAGCCCTAAGGAACTCCAGCTCGTCAGCTTCGAGCGGGACGATTTCTTCTGCAGCATCAGCGAAAAGCTTTTGCGGCCCCTCTGGTTCCAAGTAGAAATTCTGTTCGATGCTGTTAGTAGCTCCGACCGGGAGATCTTCCTCCACTTGTAACCCGAGAAGCTCATCGATTGTGCAACAGAACCGGTCCATGTCGTCGTCAGCTTCAGGTACGGACTCATCCGGCAAGAAATCCGGTGCTGCAGCGGTGAACGACGGTGTGGCAGGTGCCGGGACGGGGACAGCACCGCGCATCCTCTTCTTGGGGCGCGGAGGATGAGGATCGGCGGCGGCAGCCGGCGCTGGCCTCTTCTGCGCGTGCGTGCTCGGGGTCACGGCCTCTGGTTGCTGTTGCTGAAGCTTGTATGCTTCCGATTCCTGGCGGGCCGCGTCAGGAGCATGCTGAGCCAAGTGCATCTTGCAGAACACCTTCACCCCGTCGGAGACGGTGGCCTCCGGCAGCAGGCACCGGTATTCCTCCATGACCCAGCCCgtggacttgcccttcttcttgaaggaCAGGTTCTTGACCTCGCCGACCTTGACTCCCGCGTGGCAAATCTCCGTGGTCTTCTGTATGGTCCAtgtgccgccgccggcgccgcgcaCGCTCTGGAGCTTGCTCCCGTTCTTGCTCTTGCACGTGGTAAAGAAGAACCGGTCGCCGCTGCTCACGGCCTGCGGCACGGGCGCGTACCGGGCGGCCAGATCCTTGGGCTCGCAGCCGGAGATTTCGACGCGGTGGATGAGCTTGTCGACGGCATGCAGCGTCTCGCCGGAGAGGAGGCGTGGCAGGTAGTAGGTGACGGCGTCCACTTCCGTAGGGCTCAGCCGGTAGTGGTGGAAGATGTCGTCGACGTCGAGCCCCTCCATCCCGGCCGGCGGCTGCCCGATCTGCTGCTAGGGTTCTACTGCAGCTAGGAAAGGGTGATGTCGATCGAGGGCGCGCGACTGGGATTTGGGAGAGGTTTGTCTGCGGGATCGGGAAGGTGTTGTGGTACGCGCAGGTGGTCTTTGCTGATATTTAAAGCCGCTGCACTACGCGATGGAGGACGCGTAAGATTTCCTTTTTTCTGAATCCGACTATGTCCCCAGTTCAGTTTCCCGTCAGTTATCTGAAACTTGCAGCTCCCGCTTGCTTTCATTTTCTGGAAATTTCCGTCAATCTGATCATGATGCGGTGCTGAAAATGTAGAGGATAGATGCCGTGCTAATTGTGATTCTTGATTTTGAGTATTACAAGTCCTTCCTATTTCTTTTCCGGGTGCATTTATTTGAACCGTGCCCTCGGACCTTATGCGCGATAATACTGTATAATTTACCTTCACGGACATTGTTAACAGCCGCAAGCAGATTCAGCACAGACAGAAATTGTTGGCCCCTGTCCTCACCGATGCACGATTCACGCCATGTCTTTTCAGAATGCTCCAACTGCGTGCGCAATTAACGCCGGTCATGGAGTATATAgcaaaaaaactaccacattacagGCTAGGGTTACAAAACACTACCACTTTTTTTAATCTTTTAAAAATTTACCATAAAATTGGTTGACTGTTCCAAAAAACACTAATAGCTCGATGATTAAAATTTGATCCGGATTATGACAGGGCGGGCCCACATGTTAGGTTGACCGTTAACTCTAAcgttatgacaagtgggcccccaagTCAGCTTCTTTGCCCATCAATGGCCGTCGGGAGGGGAGGCATGGTGGGGGAGGAGGTGCACTTGAGGCCATTAGGAGGGGAGGCATGGTGGGGGAGGAGGTGCACTTGAGGCCATTAGGAGGGGAGGATGAGCTCGCCGGCTCAAGCCCCGACCAGATCAGGCTGCCCACGACCGCAATACGCGTCCATGGTTGACCATGGTGGGGCTGCCGACGCAGCAGTGAGCAGCAGCCGTAGGCAGCCGCAGCGGCAGCAACAGGCAACAACGGTGAGCAGCGACGGCGGCGGAGACCGAAGTTGCGGTCCGCACCCTGTGCACAACGCTGGATTCCGACGAGACACGGCGGCGTGACGGCTTTTAGGCCGCGATCGAGCGGATCCGGGCGGCGGCAGTAGTAGGCGCTGGACGGGAGACTGACGGAGGTGCGGGAGGAGCTCCTCACAGCCAGTGGCCAGGGCAGCAACACTCGAGGTGGGCCTAGCTCGCTGGCCGTCAACGGGACTCGTGGTAGGTGCTGATGGCGCGGGGCATCGTGCTCGCTCACGCGAGCAGTTAGCGGCGGCGATGTGAATAAGGAGGATGGGTGGTTTCCAGATGCAAGCAGCTGCTGCTTGCCATTGGCCATGGCCGCCACATCCACGGCCAAAGCAACGCCCAGAGGAGCGGCGATGAGCTCGCTGGcgaggacccgattgctttttgtatttttttacagggacccgattgctttttaaaAAAATATAACAGGGACCTGACTGCTTCTTTAAAGATatttgggtcccacctgtcataaccTATCAACAGTCAACTTAACGTTTAAACCTAACGATCAACCTGAcgagtgggtccgagctatcataaTCTAGTCTAAAACTTAACTGCTCAACCGTTAGTGTTTTTTGAAACAACCAATCAATTTTGTGGTAGGTTTTTGAAAGATTAAGAAAAGTGATAGTTTTTTATAGCCCTAGCCTGTGATGTGATAGTTTTTTGCTATATACTTCCGGCCATGGCACCACCTGCGGGATGCTGCCGATTCACCAATGCACGATTCACGTCATGTCTCCAAGTCAGAATGGAGTTAACAGTCAAGTGGCCTGAAACTTGTATGTCACCCAGCAATGCTAGGAATGCATCACCAAGACCAGTGCAGACCATAGTACTCACCAAAGCCTAGAGCGTTGTACATACAAAAAGAAGGCCAGAAAACTATGATATCATTCATCAGGATACACTACCAAACCCCCAAAATTCCCATTGCACAatctaagactagtcacagtggggagtaacttagagtagtaacatgcatatgttactagtctatgttactacctccacagtgagtagtaacatatgtgttgtgtcatgcatcacttcatttattaggttgtagactcattttttcttgatatgtgtgatgttacagtaactagctatgttaccacatgcctctctttcttcattaattacatgccacatcatctattttgcttagataagtgtgatgttagcacctatgttactcccactgtgggtagtctgagTAAGACATCCGACTACTACACTTCCGGCGGGGTCCCACCCCTCATCGCTGACGCTGGATCAGGCAGAAGAACGGGCACGGTATGACATCCTCGTGCCGCCCGCCTGCCGTCGGGCTAGCACACATTAACGGCAGCGGCTACGCGGTCGAGGGCTCCGCCGTCCCCCGCGATGAGCAGCAG
This portion of the Triticum dicoccoides isolate Atlit2015 ecotype Zavitan chromosome 7A, WEW_v2.0, whole genome shotgun sequence genome encodes:
- the LOC119333364 gene encoding uncharacterized protein LOC119333364, with translation MEGLDVDDIFHHYRLSPTEVDAVTYYLPRLLSGETLHAVDKLIHRVEISGCEPKDLAARYAPVPQAVSSGDRFFFTTCKSKNGSKLQSVRGAGGGTWTIQKTTEICHAGVKVGEVKNLSFKKKGKSTGWVMEEYRCLLPEATVSDGVKVFCKMHLAQHAPDAARQESEAYKLQQQQPEAVTPSTHAQKRPAPAAAADPHPPRPKKRMRGAVPVPAPATPSFTAAAPDFLPDESVPEADDDMDRFCCTIDELLGLQVEEDLPVGATNSIEQNFYLEPEGPQKLFADAAEEIVPLEADELEFLRAILDEGAEEQEREAVSTNDKSSIVQDVGTYNPPPIIFHDPFEEAWKAEEALENERRCNAAANLHAGGHSNFFSPASVY